The following are encoded in a window of Candida dubliniensis CD36 chromosome 4, complete sequence genomic DNA:
- a CDS encoding RNA polymerase II transcription factor B subunit, putative (Similar to S. cerevisiae TFB1): protein MDIIRGACSVDKVGGMVYIREDLAPSMLEWKPIDEQEEDRAISIPLNSLTTLQSTKETSPKMILKIVYKLTSGPSNSEETNNNEEEKSFKLIFTNRPTMNTIKDSLQTIVARSRTRVEGTSTPTPALGSMTQADSTRDSTSTPIPASSSSPSGTLNTSSSLLSLAASQSLSDANLLKNFELQQKLLLEDRELRDIFTKSVMQFKLSPQIFWSSRLNQLRTFALTISQHKGPYNVLSTIKPVATSDNQVNVNVTRDTINEIFTIYPIIKKAFDDLVPNKFSEGEFWSRFFNSKLFRRLRGDKISISNSRGDVVLDKYLYIDQNYQDKLQKSSASEKGETGGSENDVAIPETPHVNKFLDLMGNQQDNSQKLGNRPDFTMRYDDEETNLDNNNNKKKPALGNENEMIILMKNMNRLSSKMMSMSSAKEVEKPQTTTIDGLSAAEINEYEEELDLHDLNDFENLQYIKLNINPDIAKGTNIDHDSNTNNEISQDELHKYLQSQSFHGQIELTETYTSKSEEIEKTSMEIAMLIKQNFRTFKLINKENDITGTNIVPNSLIQEIITYNITIIEFLSHFWKIFLHGNNPGQLKKIFTSLKNCQSGLIELENKAINQFKSMDILEKNQKLQDKVLKDFVSCLQPMKIALDKACNEYVEAVRKAKPELNENGKRPLPEE from the coding sequence ATGGATATAATTAGAGGTGCATGTTCAGTTGATAAAGTTGGAGGGATGGTGTATATCAGAGAAGATTTAGCACCGCTGATGTTGGAATGGAAACCAAttgatgaacaagaagagGATAGAGCAATTTCAATACCATTGAATTCTTTAACCACATTACAAAGTACAAAGGAGACTTCACCGAAAATGATCCTAAAAATCGTATACAAATTAACCTCTGGTCCATCTAATTCAGAGGAAACTAATAacaatgaagaagaaaaatcattcaaattgatattcACCAATAGACCAACGATGAACACTATTAAAGATTCTCTACAGACAATTGTTGCTAGATCAAGAACCAGAGTAGAAGGTACTAGTACACCAACACCAGCACTTGGATCAATGACACAAGCTGACTCCACTAGAgattcaacatcaacaccaatacctgcatcatcatcatcaccatcagGAACATTAAAtacttcatcatcattactATCATTAGCAGCATCACAATCATTATCTGATGCAAacttgttgaaaaatttcgAACTACAGCAGAAACTTTTACTAGAAGACCGTGAATTACGTGATATTTTCACTAAATCAGTCATGCAATTTAAATTGTCACcacaaatattttggtCATCAagattaaatcaattacgAACTTTTGCCTTGACAATATCTCAGCATAAAGGTCCATATAATGTGTTGAGTACAATTAAACCAGTGGCAACATCTGATAATCAAGTGAATGTTAATGTTACGCGTGATACcattaatgaaatattcACCATTTATCCAATTATAAAGAAAGcttttgatgatttggtTCCCAATAAGTTTAGTGAAGGGGAATTTTGGTCGagattttttaattctaaattATTTAGACGATTAAGAGGAGATAAGATTAGTATCAGCAATAGTCGAGGAGATGTTGTATTGGACAAATATTTGTATATAGATCAAAACTATCAAgataaattacaaaaatcaTCTGCTTCAGAAAAGGGAGAAACAGGGGGTTCAGAAAATGATGTTGCAATACCGGAGACTCCTCATGTTAACAAGTTTCTTGATTTGATGGGGAATCAACAAGATAATTCCCAAAAATTGGGGAATAGACCAGATTTTACTATGCgttatgatgatgaagagacaaatttggataataataataataagaagaaACCAGCTTTAGggaatgaaaatgaaatgatcatattaatgaaaaatatgaaCCGATTATCATCGAAAATGATGAGCATGAGTTCTGCTAAAGAAGTAGAGAAACCACAAACAACCACCATTGATGGGTTATCTGCTGctgaaattaatgaatatgaagaagaattagatttacatgatttaaatgattttgaaaatttacaatatataaaattaaatattaatcCTGATATTGCCAAAGGAACCAATATTGATCATGATTCAAAtaccaataatgaaatttctCAAGATGAATTACataaatatttacaatCTCAATCATTTCATGGACAAATAGAATTAACTGAAACTTATACTTCGAAAAGTGAAGAAATTGAGAAAACTTCAATGGAAATAGCCATGcttattaaacaaaatttcCGAAcatttaaattgattaataaagaaaatgatattaCTGGAACAAATATTGTTCCTAATTCTTTAAtacaagaaattattacttataatattaccattattgaatttttatcTCATTTTTGGAAGATTTTTTTACATGGGAATAATCCTGgtcaattaaagaaaatatttactagtttaaaaaattgtcaATCTGGTTTAAtagaattagaaaataaagctattaatcaattcaaatctATGGATATATTAgagaaaaatcaaaaattacaaGATAAAGTTTTAAAAGATTTTGTATCATGTCTTCAACCGATGAAAATAGCATTGGATAAGGCATGTAATGAATATGTTGAAGCAGTAAGGAAAGCTAAACcagaattaaatgaaaatggtaAACGTCCATTACCAGAGGAGTAA
- a CDS encoding acyl-coenzyme A hydrolase, putative (Similar to Mus musculus Acot9), giving the protein MIRLIRQSSIQKFVQPQPKLLLLLRYNSQQINFHKPDKAYSNERSEAADAAPTILSELHDEKVHPNKATWLDALKQREKFQAEGKTLDSYSYIDPITTAVGEKTRSDSFSYLILPFKNDKWLCDAYINAFGRLRVGQLFQDLDALAGRIAYRHCSPAEPVNVTASVDRIYMIKKVDEITNYNFVLAGSVTWTGRSSMEITVKGYAFEEEENFTHIENEESLSEENVFLSANFTFVARNPVTHKSFAINRLLPISETDWVDYRRAESHNAKKKLMAKNLSLIEPTPEESKLIYDMWKSSKSLQDVEKTNDGIAFMKNTVMKSTLFMQPQYRNRHSYMIFGGYLLRQTFELAYCTAATFSSAGPRFVSLDSTTFKNPVPVGSVLTMNSSISYTEHLHELNQIKEEIDNDSPFNFSLPPTNKISKSPDAFLSEPGTLIQVKVDTYIQQLEQNEKKPAGTFIYSFFVPKEGGNSNFCSVIPQTYSEMMTYIGGRRRAQDTAHYVETLSISK; this is encoded by the coding sequence ATGATTAGACTTATACGTCAACTgtcaattcaaaaatttgttcaaCCTCaaccaaaattattattattattgagaTATAATTCtcaacaaatcaatttccATAAACCTGATAAAGCTTATTCTAATGAAAGATCTGAAGCTGCTGATGCTGCTccaacaattttatcagAATTACATGATGAAAAAGTCCATCCTAATAAAGCTACTTGGTTAGATGCATTAAAACAACGAGAAAAATTCCAAGCTGAAGGTAAAACTCTTGATAGTTATAGTTATATTGATCCTATAACTACTGCTGTTGGAGAAAAAACTCGTAGTGAttcattttcatatttaattttaccatttaaaaatgataaatggTTATGTGATGCTTATATTAATGCTTTTGGTAGATTACGTGTGGGACAATTATTTCAAGATTTAGATGCTTTAGCAGGAAGAATTGCTTATAGACATTGTTCACCTGCTGAACCAGTTAATGTTACTGCAAGTGTTGATCGAATTTATATGATTAAAaaagttgatgaaattactaattataattttgttttagcTGGTTCAGTTACTTGGACAGGTAGATCATCAATGGAAATTACTGTGAAAGGTTATGcatttgaagaagaagaaaattttactcatattgaaaatgaagaatcaTTATCTGAAGAAAATGTTTTTTTATCAGCAAATTTCACATTTGTTGCTCGTAATCCAGTGACTCATAAATCATTTGCTATTAATAGATTATTACCTATTAGTGAAACTGATTGGGTTGATTATAGAAGAGCAGAATCTCATAatgctaaaaaaaaattaatggCAAAAAATTTAAGTTTAATTGAACCAACACcagaagaatcaaaattaatttatgaTATGTggaaatcatcaaaatcattacaagatgttgaaaaaactAATGATGGAATTGCCTTTATGAAAAATACTGTTATGAAATCAACATTATTTATGCAACCACAATATAGAAATAGACATTCTTATATGATTTTTGGAGGTTATTTATTAAGACAAACATTTGAATTGGCTTATTGTACAGCAGCAACTTTTTCCCTGGCTGGACCAAGATTTGTTAGTTTAGATTCTACCACTTTTAAAAATCCTGTCCCCGTTGGATCAGTATTAACTAtgaattcatcaatttcttatACTGAACATTTACatgaattgaatcaaataaaagaagaaattgataatgattctccatttaatttttcattaccaCCAACTAATAAAATTTCTAAATCTCCTGATGCATTTTTATCAGAACCAGGTACATTAATTCAAGTTAAAGTTGATACTtatattcaacaattggaacaaaatgaaaaaaaaccGGCAGGgacatttatttattcatttttcgTTCCTAAAGAAGGaggaaattcaaatttttgttcAGTGATTCCTCAAACTTATTCAGAAATGATGACTTATATTGGTGGTAGAAGAAGAGCACAAGATACTGCTCATTATGTTGaaacattatcaatatcGAAATAG
- a CDS encoding E1 beta subunit of the pyruvate dehydrogenase (PDH) complex, putative (Similar to S. cerevisiae PDB1), which produces MSSFSSVTRTAKLATQSLKYTTRPSLATIGQFQTSKIIYRANSTQSTPVQEITVRDALNQALSEELDRDEDVFLMGEEVAQYNGAYKVSRGLLDKFGEKRVIDTPITEMGFTGLAVGAALHGLKPVLEFMTWNFAMQGIDHILNSAAKTLYMSGGKQPCNITFRGPNGAAAGVAAQHSQCYAAWYGSIPGLKVLSPYSAEDYKGLLKAAIRDPNPVVFLENEIAYGETFQVSKEFSSPDFILPIGKAKIEKEGTDLTIVGHSRALKFAIEAAEILEKDFGIKAEVLNLRSIKPLDVPAIVDSVKKTNHLVTVENGFPGFGVGSEICAQIMESEAFDYLDAPVERVTGCEVPTPYAKELEDFAFPDTEVILRACKKVLSL; this is translated from the coding sequence ATGTCATCATTCTCATCAGTCACCAGGACTGCTAAATTAGCAACTCAATCTTTGAAATATACTACCAGACCATCATTGGCTACAATTGGTCAATTTCAAACatcaaaaatcatttatcGTGCCAATTCCACACAATCAACTCCTGTTCAAGAAATCACTGTCAGAGATGCTCTTAACCAAGCCTTATCTGAAGAATTAGACAGAGATGAAGATGTTTTCCTTATGGGTGAAGAAGTTGCCCAATATAATGGTGCTTATAAAGTCAGTAGAGGATTATTGGACAAATTTGGTGAAAAAAGAGTTATTGATACTCCAATTACTGAAATGGGATTCACAGGATTAGCTGTTGGTGCTGCTTTACATGGTCTTAAACCAGTTTTGGAATTTATGACTTGGAATTTTGCCATGCAAGGTATTGATCATATTTTGAATTCTGCTGCTAAAACTCTTTATATGTCTGGTGGTAAACAACCATGTAATATAACTTTCCGTGGTCCAAATGGTGCTGCTGCTGGGGTTGCTGCTCAACATTCTCAATGTTATGCTGCATGGTATGGTTCAATTCCTGGTTTAAAAGTTTTATCTCCATATTCTGCTGAAGATTATAAAGGTTTACTTAAAGCTGCCATCAGAGATCCAAATCCAGTTGTTTTCttggaaaatgaaattgctTATGGTGAAACTTTCCAAGTTTCTAAAGAATTCTCATCTCCAGATTTTATTTTACCAATTGGTAAAgctaaaattgaaaaagaaggtACTGATTTAACTATTGTTGGTCATAGTCGTGCCCTTAAATTTGCCATTGAAGCTGCagaaattttggaaaaagaTTTTGGAATTAAAGCTGAAGTACTTAACTTGAGATCAATTAAACCATTGGATGTTCCAGCTATTGTTGATTCCGTCAAGAAAACTAATCATTTGGTCACCGTTGAAAATGGGTTCCCAGgttttggtgttggttCAGAAATTTGTGCTCAAATCATGGAAAGCGAAGCCtttgattatttggatGCTCCAGTTGAAAGAGTTACTGGTTGTGAAGTTCCAACTCCATATGCtaaagaattggaagatTTTGCCTTCCCAGACACTGAAGTTATCTTGAGAGCTTGTAAAAAAGTATTAAGTTTgtaa
- a CDS encoding cytochrome c oxidase assembly protein, putative (Similar to S. cerevisiae COA1;~In S. cerevisiae: required for assembly of the cytochrome c oxidase complex (complex IV of the mitochondrial respiratory chain); probable mitochondrial inner membrane protein; interacts with COX1 regulatory proteins MSS1 and COX14): MISRQLMGLVPKPAITVRRFFKTTSIIFQKSATTAPESSTSIPHPHVTSADYKPPVTIDRELPDPFSKKKTNRRYLFVYAIGVTLSCIAIFNYEKTQSPIITSSLYFLRRSQPSIELLGKDIDYSSSWPWIWGKLNTVQGIINIEFSVKGSKGNGVVKLNATRESKAHPFDVHQFVLEVERDGKKEVVDLTKEPNFDLM, from the coding sequence ATGATTTCGAGACAATTAATGGGGTTGGTCCCAAAACCTGCAATCACTGTTAGgagatttttcaaaacaacatctataatatttcaaaaatctGCAACAACAGCACCAGAATCTTCCACTTCGATCCCTCATCCACATGTAACATCAGCCGATTATAAACCACCAGTTACAATTGATAGAGAATTACCTGATCcattttctaaaaaaaaaactaatcGTCgttatttgtttgtttatgCCATTGGGGTAACTTTATCATGTATTgctattttcaattatgaAAAAACCCAATCACCAATTATaacttcatcattatattttttaagACGTTCTCAACCATCGATTGAACTTTTAGGTaaagatattgattatAGTTCTAGTTGGCCATGGATTTGGGGGAAATTGAATACTGTTCAAGggataataaatattgaattttctgTGAAAGGTTCTAAAGGTAATGGAGTAGTTAAATTAAATGCTACTAGAGAATCTAAAGCTCATCCTTTTGATGTTCATCAATTTGTATTAGAAGTTGAAAGAGATGGGAAAAAGgaagttgttgatttgacaAAGGAAccaaattttgatttaatgtaa
- a CDS encoding uncharacterized protein, putative (Similar to S. cerevisiae ECM1), with protein sequence MAKKISKHSRAARRGLIDTDTNNEAKSLESIPREKSDVKKSIIRTTIKNENLLNKKLELSKIKKSTNKKKTSALKHKLERSDKLSGVLATKIDQSIARAKYVQNARKSGWDKTNQNITLENHLAEELKSASGLGEKKKELTQEELDKIEEDEYVKSIFAKKEEQQEKETPNSSLGNNRFALLNDIED encoded by the coding sequence ATGGCaaagaaaatttcaaaacatAGTAGAGCTGCTAGAAGAGGATTAATAGACACAGatactaataatgaagCTAAATCATTAGAATCAATTCCAAGAGAGAAAAGTGATGTTAAAAAATCCATCATTAGAACTACCATCaagaatgaaaatttgttaaataaaaaactcGAATTATCCAAgataaaaaaatcaaccaacaaaaagaaaacatcAGCATTGAAACATAAACTTGAACGATCAGATAAATTAAGTGGGGTATTAGCTACCAAAATCGATCAAAGTATAGCAAGAGCGAAATATGTTCAAAATGCTCGTAAATCTGGATGGGATAAAACCAATCAGAATATAACATTGGAAAATCATCTAGCTGAAGAGTTGAAATCTGCTAGTGGTCTTGgtgaaaagaagaaagagtTGACACAAGAAGAActtgataaaattgaagaagatgaataTGTAAAGAGTATTTTTGCAAAGAAAGAggaacaacaagaaaaggAAACTCCAAATAGTTCATTGGGTAATAACAGATTTGCTTTGTTGAATGATATTGAGGATTAA
- a CDS encoding integral plasma membrane protein required for axial budding in haploid cells, putative (Similar to S. cerevisiae AXL2) has protein sequence MMINLLVLLISMSPLIQASIYMGFPFNEQLPNIGRVNQEYSFTIANTTYKSNSNGEISYQVNNLPSWLSFDSSTRTFTGKPQESDVGQFEITLIGTDSTDQSQLSNSYTMMVSNDTGLYLTSTGLLLSELSKSGQTNGNGGLVVKPGDKINIQFEKKLFESYSTSDRPIIAYYGRSADRSSLPNWIYFDGDALTFSGTVPYVTSENAPSIDYSFSFIASDYYGFAGAEGKFKIIVGGHQLSTSMNQTNIINGTIGSIIDEEIPILSKVFLDGQTITKENISDIYSQNLPNYAIFDKNNFTITGNFPNTSSSDNFTIVVKDIYGNSVELSYSFDIIDSIFTIDSLKDVNATKGQYFQYQILKSYFTDVNNTKVNVNFGSGSNSDWLQYHDSNMTLSGITPKNFNNLKVEIDAESNSDKESRSFQIKGVDKKIVSSTSSSSLSSSTSSSSSSSVSSSTSDSSVVATETSSPITHKKSNKNKALAIGLGVGIPVFLILVAALILLCCCFKRRKNKGKGTDDNDEYPNDSRKPIPTNGVATGVAGAGAMAGAGAAVIATSSNESIKDESTMNVLKLEHNYSKSSSSLTQVETSSTESFYDTHENTPIVKSWRANTESDNKLARISNGSLATVNTENLFSVRLIDDYSARNSETSSKFLSNNSLNALLRRESSSNNNFQRLDSNGNIVGELNNHSKSNRSSSSEKYMTQLSSPLPPSSLPQSQANLDIVPEEKSRDLTQTGKDETTGTISNLLLQFNDNRSIDEYDNSIATRQQYGKQQQQQQQQPQHPLSRENSFSNHYDFDNRLPSPNYALEAKSNKYGGTNSNGSTMISPSSDTFLLDESTPVNNHHIISTTAPTTTTTTTTNNNNNNKDGQTMEHQNSSAISLGSINSDKFFFDKNHHSNNNNNNNNGHTPPPNNLNIGKSAKLVDFTRKGSLRESAYEPDYVYTGQSASIQIDDSD, from the coding sequence atGATGATTAATTTACTAGTTCTACTAATATCAATGTCACCATTGATTCAGGCGTCAATATATATGGGATTCCCCTTCAATGAACAATTACCCAATATTGGACGAGTAAACCAAGAATATAGTTTCACCATAGCCAACACCACATATAAATCCAATAGTAATGGGGAAATATCATATCAAGTAAATAATTTACCTTCATGGTTATCATTTGATTCATCAACTAGAACATTTACTGGGAAACCTCAAGAATCTGATGTAGgacaatttgaaattactTTAATTGGTACTGATTCCACTGATCAATCTCAATTATCTAATAGTTATACTATGATGGTTTCAAATGATACAGGATTATATTTAACTTCTAcaggattattattatcagaATTATCTAAATCAGGTCAAACTAATGGTAATGGAGGATTAGTTGTTAAACCTGGagataaaataaatattcaatttgaaaaaaaattatttgaaagtTATTCAACTAGTGATCGTCCTATTATTGCTTATTATGGTCGATCTGCTGATAGAAGTTCATTACcaaattggatttatttTGATGGTGATGCCTTGACTTTTTCCGGTACTGTACCTTATGTTACTTCAGAAAATGCTccatcaattgattatagttttagttttattgCATCGGATTATTATGGATTTGCTGGTGCTGAAggtaaatttaaaattattgttgGTGGACATCAATTGAGTACATCAATGAATCAAACTAATATAATCAATGGTACTATAGGTTCTATTATTGATGAGGAAATCccaatattatcaaaagtTTTCCTTGATGGTCAAACTATtactaaagaaaatatttctgATATTTATTCTCAAAATTTACCAAATTATGccatatttgataaaaataattttacCATAACTGGTAATTTCCCTAATACTTCTTCATCAGATAATTTTACTATTGTTGTCAAAGATATTTATGGAAATAGTGTTGAATTATCATATtcatttgatattattgattcaattttcacaattgattcattaaaaGATGTTAATGCTACTAAAGGTCAATATTtccaatatcaaattttgaaatcataTTTTACTGATgttaataatactaaagTCAATGTTAATTTTGGATCCGGGTCTAATTCTGATTGGTTACAATATCATGATTCCAATATGACTTTATCTGGTATTACACCGAAAAAttttaacaatttaaaAGTGGAAATTGACGCTGAATCTAATTCAGATAAAGAATCAAGAAGTTTCCAAATCAAAGGTGTTGATAAGAAGATTGTATCAAgtacttcttcttcttcattatccCTGAGTACTTCAAGTAGTTCTAGTTCTTCTGtgtcatcatcaacatcagaTTCTAGTGTTGTTGCAACTGAAACATCAAGTCCTATTACTCATAAAAAGtccaataaaaataaagcaTTGGCCATTGGTCTTGGTGTAGGGATCCCCGtgtttttaattcttgtgGCTGCATTAATCTTgttatgttgttgtttcaaaagaagaaaaaacaaaggaaaaggtactgatgataatgatgaatatcCTAATGATTCAAGAAAACCAATACCAACTAATGGTGTTGCTACTGGTGTTGCCGGTGCCGGTGCTATGGCTGGTGCCGGTGCTGCTGTTATTGCAACTAGTTCAAATGAATCTATTAAAGATGAATCCACGATGaatgttttaaaattaGAACATAATTattctaaatcatcaagTTCATTAACTCAAGTAGAAACATCAAGTACAGAATCATTTTATGATACTCATGAAAATACTCCAATTGTGAAATCTTGGCGTGCTAATACTGAATCAGATAATAAATTGGCTCGTATTAGTAATGGATCATTAGCAACTGTGAATACagaaaatttgtttctggtaagattaattgatgattattcTGCCAGAAATTCTGAAACTTCATCGAAATTTTTAagtaataattcattaaatgcTTTATTACGTCGTGAATCatcatctaataataatttccaaAGATTAGATAGTAATGGTAATATTGTTGGTGAATTGAATAATCACAGCAAAAGTAATCGATCATCACTGTCGGAAAAATATATGACACAATTATCATCACCTTTACCACCTTCATCATTACCACAACTGCAAGCAAATTTAGATATTGTTCCTGAAGAAAAATCTCGTGATTTAACTCAAACTGGTAAAGATGAAACTACTGGTACCATAAGTAATTTACTTTTACaatttaatgataatagatcaattgatgaatatgaTAATTCAATCGCTACTAGGCAACAATATggtaaacaacaacaacaacaacaacaacaaccacaacatcCATTATCAAGAGaaaattcattttcaaatcattatgattttgataatcGATTACCATCTCCAAATTATGCATTGGAagcaaaatcaaataaatatgGAGGAACAAATTCCAATGGATCAACTATGATATCACCATCTAGTGATACATTTTTATTAGATGAATCAACTCCAgtaaataatcatcatataatatcaacaactgcacccacaaccacaaccacaaccacaaccaataataataacaataacaaagaTGGACAAACCATGGAACATCAAAATTCATCAGCAATTTCATTAggatcaattaattctgataaatttttctttgataaaaatcatcatagtaataacaacaacaacaataataatggacatacaccaccaccaaataatttaaatattggTAAATCAGCTAAATTAGTTGATTTTACTAGAAAAGGTAGTTTAAGAGAATCAGCTTATGAACCTGATTACGTATACACTGGTCAATCAGCATCAATACAGATTGATGATAGTGATTAA
- a CDS encoding endonuclease/exonuclease/phosphatase family protein, putative (Similar to S. cerevisiae NGL3), translated as MYPEMTRETDPLLKNKPQPKPKPKPKPQSSVNPLFKKLLTIVIPLSLIIISSYYIMTHQHHHQNNSDGPNLNLRLYTNNIRFDNKNYPDKYEQPWEIRKIQSINSMKFNTFQGNGNIICLQEVLHNQLLDILEGLNEIEEWNYYGVGRTDGKTSGEYAPIFYKDKDFKIIENSTFWLSPTPNIPSKGWDAALERIVTMVTFESRLNPQIKFNIFNTHYDHRGIIARRKSSQLIVDKMKNYNDYPSFLCGDFNTEPNDEPYHILTTAGFKDGKILIDKNSAYGFETTFTGFDINNEPISRIDYIWSPAFTHTSLSSENETGNDSDDTYEVTLKQFGILSNWFNGHHFSDHRPVVSTYELRKKK; from the coding sequence atgtATCCAGAAATGACTAGAGAAACTGAtccattattgaaaaataaaccacaaccaaaaccaaaaccaaaaccaaaaccacaATCACTGGTAAATCCATTGTTTAAGAAATTGCTAACAATTGTCATtccattatcattaattattatatctAGTTATTATATCATGACACatcaacaccaccaccaaaacaATAGTGATGGAcctaatttaaatttacGATTATatactaataatataagatttgataataagaATTATCCTGATAAATATGAACAACCATGggaaattagaaaaattcaaagtATTAATTCTATGAAATTTAATACTTTCCAAggtaatggtaatattatttgtttacaAGAGGTTTTACATAACCAATTATTAGATATTTTAGAAGgattaaatgaaattgaagaatggAATTATTATGGAGTTGGTAGAACTGATGGGAAAACATCTGGTGAATATGctccaattttttataaggataaagattttaaaattattgaaaattcgACATTTTGGTTAAGTCCAACTCCTAATATTCCTAGTAAAGGTTGGGATGCAGCATTAGAAAGAATTGTTACTATGGTTACTTTTGAAAGTCGATTAAACCCtcaaataaaatttaatatttttaatactCATTATGATCATCGAGGAATTATTGCTAGAAGAAAATCTTCccaattaattgttgataaaatgaaaaattataatgatTATCCATCATTTTTATGTGGGGATTTTAATACTGAACCAAATGATGAACCTTATCATATTTTAACTACAGCTGGGTTTAAAGATGggaaaatattaattgataaaaattcAGCTTATGGATTTGAAACTACTTTTACAggatttgatattaataatgaacCAATTTCtagaattgattatatttggTCTCCAGCTTTCACTCATACTTCATTAAGTTCAGAAAATGAAACAGGAAATGATTCAGATGATACTTATGAAGTTactttaaaacaatttggaATCTTGAGTAATTGGTTTAATGGACATCATTTCTCTGATCATCGTCCAGTTGTGTCAACTTATGAattaagaaagaaaaaataa